One genomic segment of Vibrio quintilis includes these proteins:
- the pyrD gene encoding quinone-dependent dihydroorotate dehydrogenase: protein MLYRIARSGFFQLDAEKVHDLAIKNLKRFTGTPFDLFYRQHLPYRPVECMGLTFNNPVGLAAGLDKNGECIDAFGAMGFGFVEVGTVTPRPQPGNDKPRLFRLIEAEGIINRMGFNNLGIDQLLENIEHSSYDGIIGINIGKNKDTPIEKGHEDYLTCMDKAYSSAGYIAVNISSPNTPGLRSLQYGEALDDLLSQLKSKQRELAAKYDKYVPLTLKIAPDLSDQELDQICQALLKHQIDGVIATNTTLDRSIVMGMKHANEAGGLSGRPLQSRSTEVIRQMHQVLGEQIPIIGVGGIDSFVSAKEKMMAGAKLVQVYSGFIYHGPGLVRDIVKNL from the coding sequence ATGCTTTACCGTATCGCCAGAAGTGGTTTTTTTCAATTAGACGCAGAGAAAGTACACGATCTTGCTATCAAGAATTTAAAGCGTTTTACCGGCACTCCTTTTGATTTATTTTATCGCCAGCATCTTCCATACCGTCCTGTTGAATGCATGGGACTCACATTTAATAATCCGGTCGGGTTAGCAGCTGGTCTGGATAAAAATGGTGAATGTATTGATGCATTTGGTGCAATGGGGTTTGGTTTTGTAGAAGTCGGAACGGTGACACCCCGTCCACAACCGGGCAACGATAAACCAAGATTGTTCCGGTTGATTGAAGCTGAAGGGATAATTAACCGGATGGGGTTTAATAACCTCGGAATTGATCAGTTGCTCGAAAATATTGAACATTCCAGCTATGACGGAATCATCGGGATTAATATTGGTAAGAATAAAGATACGCCAATTGAAAAAGGGCATGAAGATTACCTGACCTGTATGGATAAAGCTTATTCATCTGCCGGCTATATTGCTGTGAATATTTCTTCGCCAAACACACCGGGACTTCGCTCGCTTCAATATGGTGAAGCTTTGGATGATTTGTTATCTCAACTGAAATCAAAACAGCGTGAACTCGCAGCTAAATATGATAAATATGTGCCGCTGACTTTGAAGATCGCACCGGATCTGAGTGATCAGGAGCTTGATCAAATATGCCAGGCTCTGCTGAAACATCAAATCGATGGTGTGATCGCGACCAATACAACACTTGACCGTTCAATCGTCATGGGAATGAAGCATGCAAATGAAGCCGGTGGGCTGAGTGGCAGACCTTTACAGTCAAGAAGCACCGAGGTTATCAGACAGATGCATCAGGTCTTAGGAGAGCAGATCCCAATTATCGGTGTTGGTGGAATAGATTCTTTTGTATCAGCGAAAGAAAAGATGATGGCCGGGGCAAAACTGGTGCAGGTGTACTCTGGTTTTATCTACCATGGACCTGGTCTAGTAAGGGATATTGTTAAAAACCTATAA
- a CDS encoding NAD-glutamate dehydrogenase translates to MGSNDTLQPVLVEKVFELIQKKLESDQYVVVKQLAQHLFRNVSLNDLTNRTESDLYGAVISLWHHLNEVKPTAQSVKVFNPIVSKHGWQSTHTIVEIVVPDSPFLVDSIKMVLARLDLASHLMLHGPAQATRNKNNTISSINQGKGSLYSMFHIEVDRLNDKEKIKTLREELSKVLSDTSLVVKDWKPMVEQLNHVIQHLETQQKTIPVAPEHFAETIKYLRWLVDHNFTFMGYKEYDLTGADEGLELQPTKEPGLGLFSEPRRVRSVKLSEFSDSARLEATKPFMLILTKGNTQSRIHRPAYTDYVGIKKFDQDGNVIGEHRFTGLYTSAVYNQTIESIPLIREKTGRILSASGYLVGSYAYKALHNILENYPRDELLQATEEQLLEVGTGVVQMQDRDLLRLFVRKDPFGRFFSCMVYVSKDRHTTALRRRTQEILAEYFDSGQEVEYTVYFSESPLARTHYIVRVDNNNMDVDVKTIEQNLMEASTSWDDRLSEAIVSNWGESKGLPLSKDYLQAFPRSYKEAMMSSTAVADIERLESLSETNKLGMLFYRPQEEATDSKVVKLKLYHRDEPIHLSDVMPMLEKLGLRVNRESPYEVRKKSGQVYWILDFSMLHRSDTGIDIREARDRFQQAFASIWNGSLENDGFNRLVLEASLTGREVSILRAYARYMRQVGFPFSQNYIEETLNHYPRLAAKLVELFVTRFDPQLKKRDQLFEKLIHNISEQLEDVESLDDDRIIRRYMEMIQATLRTNYFKVDEDGNPKPCLSFKLDPQNIPDIPAPVPAYEIFVYSPDIEGVHLRGGKVARGGLRWSDRQEDFRTEILGLVKAQQVKNTVIVPVGAKGGFVCKKQPLMSQRDEIFAEGQRCYRQFIRGLLDLTDNIIDGDVVPPENVVRHDPDDPYLVVAADKGTATFSDLANSVSEEYGFWLGDAFASGGSNGYDHKAMGITAKGAWESVKRHFRELGVDCQRSEFTVAAVGDMAGDVFGNGMLLSKHTRLLAAFNHMHIFLDPNPDTVKSWKERERLFNLPRSSWEDYDTSLISKGGGVFSRKAKSVSLSAEIRSMLNTDRKTLPPNEVIRLILKMDIDLLWNGGIGTYVKSSAESDTDVGDRANDAVRINGAELSAKIVGEGGNLGMTQLGRIEYALKGGRVNTDFVDNVGGVDCSDNEVNIKIFLNSLVMNGDLTMKKRNELLQSMQDEVGDIVLSDAYRQSESLSVSETAGVTTVKELIRFIHALEKNNILDRALENLPDDETLLEREKQGIGLTRPELSVLVAYGKMVLKEQLATARITDDAYHAAHLVEYFPSELRRNYLDLLPGHPLRQELIATALANQMVNEMGCNFVSRLQEETGAGVVEITNAYCAARDIYNFDDVLQKIRLADNQATSLVQYEMISFVRRMLRRLSRWLLRNHMGKKSVEELVSLYKADVTQVTENLNDVLIGREISDHDAIAIRWIDQGIDEETARYVSRLSSLNSALDISSVAREKGITVLQAAKLYFHLGVRLSLHWFLEQINHQAVENNWQALAKAAYREDLDWQQRQLTSQVLSCQCMNDAFDELKRLDDWIEANEQALHRWENILNEFKVGSAHEFAKFSVALRELALLNLNCSSNE, encoded by the coding sequence ATGGGATCGAATGATACATTGCAACCAGTCTTGGTAGAGAAAGTCTTCGAATTAATTCAAAAGAAATTGGAATCAGACCAATATGTAGTAGTGAAACAGTTAGCTCAACATCTTTTCAGAAATGTATCGTTAAATGATCTGACGAACCGGACTGAATCTGATTTATATGGTGCAGTGATCAGTTTATGGCATCATCTGAATGAAGTGAAACCAACAGCCCAGTCCGTCAAAGTTTTTAATCCGATTGTCAGTAAGCATGGCTGGCAGTCAACACATACGATTGTCGAAATCGTTGTTCCTGATTCTCCCTTTCTGGTTGATTCCATCAAGATGGTGTTGGCCAGATTAGATTTGGCAAGCCACCTGATGTTACACGGACCAGCCCAGGCAACCCGCAATAAAAATAATACAATTTCAAGTATTAATCAGGGGAAAGGGTCTCTGTATTCAATGTTTCATATTGAAGTTGACAGGCTGAACGATAAGGAAAAAATCAAAACACTGCGTGAAGAACTGAGCAAGGTGCTGAGTGATACTTCGCTGGTTGTCAAAGACTGGAAACCTATGGTTGAGCAACTTAATCATGTCATTCAGCACCTGGAAACCCAGCAGAAGACCATTCCGGTTGCTCCGGAACATTTCGCAGAGACAATCAAATACTTACGTTGGTTAGTTGATCATAATTTCACCTTTATGGGTTATAAGGAATATGATCTGACCGGAGCTGATGAGGGTTTAGAGCTCCAGCCGACTAAAGAGCCTGGGTTAGGCTTATTTTCTGAGCCCCGCAGAGTACGGAGTGTGAAGCTATCTGAATTTTCAGATTCCGCCCGGCTTGAAGCTACCAAGCCTTTTATGTTGATCCTGACCAAAGGAAATACACAATCCAGAATTCACCGGCCGGCATATACTGATTACGTTGGGATCAAAAAGTTTGATCAGGATGGGAATGTGATCGGTGAACACCGCTTTACCGGTTTATACACATCGGCAGTCTACAATCAGACGATCGAATCTATTCCCTTGATCCGTGAGAAAACGGGGCGGATCCTTTCTGCGAGTGGTTATCTGGTTGGATCGTACGCCTATAAGGCATTGCATAATATTCTGGAAAACTATCCGCGTGATGAATTGCTTCAGGCAACGGAAGAACAGTTACTGGAAGTGGGTACGGGTGTTGTTCAGATGCAGGATCGGGATCTTTTACGGCTGTTTGTCCGCAAGGATCCATTTGGTCGCTTCTTCAGTTGCATGGTTTATGTCTCAAAAGACAGACATACCACAGCACTCAGACGCCGGACTCAGGAAATTCTGGCTGAATATTTCGATTCAGGTCAGGAAGTCGAGTATACGGTTTACTTTTCAGAGAGTCCGCTGGCCAGAACGCATTATATCGTGCGGGTCGACAATAATAATATGGATGTTGATGTGAAGACGATAGAGCAAAATTTGATGGAAGCATCAACAAGCTGGGATGATCGTTTATCGGAAGCGATCGTTTCAAACTGGGGAGAAAGCAAAGGATTACCTTTATCGAAAGATTATTTACAGGCATTTCCCCGATCATATAAAGAAGCCATGATGTCCAGTACGGCTGTGGCTGATATTGAGCGGCTGGAGTCTCTGAGTGAAACAAATAAATTAGGAATGCTGTTTTACCGTCCTCAGGAAGAGGCAACGGACTCAAAAGTTGTGAAGCTGAAATTATATCACCGGGATGAACCGATTCATTTGTCTGATGTGATGCCGATGCTGGAAAAACTTGGCTTACGTGTTAACAGAGAATCACCGTATGAGGTCAGAAAGAAAAGCGGTCAGGTATACTGGATTCTTGATTTTTCGATGTTACACCGCAGTGATACCGGTATTGATATCCGGGAAGCCCGGGATCGTTTTCAACAGGCTTTTGCTTCCATCTGGAATGGCAGTCTGGAAAATGACGGTTTTAACCGGTTAGTGCTTGAAGCATCACTGACAGGCAGAGAAGTTTCAATTTTGCGGGCTTACGCAAGATATATGCGCCAGGTTGGCTTTCCGTTCAGCCAGAATTATATCGAAGAGACGCTCAACCATTATCCCCGGTTAGCTGCTAAACTGGTTGAACTGTTCGTAACCCGGTTTGATCCCCAGCTGAAAAAACGCGATCAGTTATTTGAAAAGTTGATCCATAATATTTCAGAACAGCTTGAAGATGTTGAAAGTCTCGATGATGATCGGATTATCCGTCGTTATATGGAAATGATCCAGGCGACGTTGCGGACCAATTATTTCAAAGTGGACGAAGACGGGAATCCAAAACCTTGTTTATCGTTCAAACTTGATCCACAAAATATTCCTGATATTCCGGCTCCTGTGCCGGCCTATGAAATATTTGTTTACTCACCAGATATTGAAGGGGTTCACTTACGTGGCGGGAAAGTTGCCCGTGGCGGACTTCGCTGGTCTGACAGGCAGGAAGATTTCCGGACGGAAATATTAGGTCTGGTCAAAGCGCAGCAGGTAAAAAATACTGTGATTGTGCCGGTTGGGGCCAAAGGTGGCTTTGTTTGTAAAAAGCAGCCTTTGATGAGCCAGCGTGATGAGATTTTTGCTGAAGGGCAACGCTGCTATCGTCAGTTTATTCGTGGCTTACTGGATTTAACGGATAACATCATTGATGGTGATGTTGTACCACCGGAAAATGTTGTGCGCCATGATCCTGATGATCCATATCTGGTGGTTGCAGCAGATAAAGGGACAGCTACGTTCTCTGATCTGGCAAACTCAGTTTCAGAAGAGTACGGATTCTGGCTGGGAGATGCTTTTGCTTCTGGTGGCTCTAATGGGTATGACCATAAAGCTATGGGAATTACAGCAAAAGGTGCATGGGAGTCAGTGAAACGTCATTTCCGCGAGCTGGGTGTAGATTGTCAACGTTCAGAATTTACTGTTGCTGCAGTTGGCGACATGGCTGGCGATGTATTTGGTAACGGTATGTTGTTGTCAAAACATACCCGGTTGTTAGCAGCATTTAACCACATGCATATATTCCTGGATCCGAACCCGGATACAGTGAAAAGCTGGAAAGAGCGGGAACGACTGTTTAATTTACCGCGATCTTCGTGGGAAGATTATGATACATCTCTGATTTCCAAGGGCGGTGGCGTTTTCTCCAGAAAAGCAAAGTCAGTGTCGTTATCAGCTGAAATCAGATCAATGCTGAATACAGACCGGAAAACATTGCCACCAAATGAAGTCATCCGTTTAATTCTTAAAATGGATATTGACTTATTATGGAATGGCGGCATAGGCACTTATGTTAAATCATCAGCGGAATCAGATACTGATGTCGGCGACAGGGCAAATGATGCAGTCAGAATTAATGGTGCAGAATTGTCGGCTAAGATCGTTGGTGAGGGCGGTAATTTAGGGATGACCCAGCTTGGGCGAATTGAATATGCACTTAAAGGCGGCCGGGTGAATACAGACTTTGTCGATAATGTTGGCGGGGTGGATTGTTCCGATAATGAGGTCAATATTAAGATCTTTTTAAATTCATTGGTGATGAATGGCGATCTCACCATGAAAAAACGGAATGAACTGCTTCAGTCAATGCAGGATGAAGTGGGTGATATTGTTTTATCTGATGCATACCGTCAGTCTGAATCACTTTCAGTTTCAGAAACTGCCGGCGTGACAACGGTTAAAGAGCTGATTCGTTTTATCCATGCACTTGAGAAAAACAACATTCTGGACAGGGCGCTTGAAAATCTGCCTGATGATGAAACATTGCTTGAGCGGGAGAAACAGGGCATTGGTCTGACCCGACCGGAGCTGTCTGTATTGGTTGCTTATGGAAAAATGGTTCTGAAAGAACAACTGGCAACAGCTCGTATTACAGATGATGCGTATCATGCGGCACATTTAGTTGAATATTTCCCATCAGAGTTACGTCGTAACTACCTTGACTTGTTACCGGGTCACCCCTTGAGACAAGAATTGATAGCGACTGCGCTGGCAAATCAAATGGTCAATGAAATGGGATGTAATTTTGTTTCCCGCCTGCAGGAAGAAACCGGGGCCGGAGTCGTCGAAATTACCAATGCCTACTGCGCTGCCCGTGACATATATAATTTTGATGATGTCCTGCAAAAAATAAGACTTGCCGATAATCAGGCTACAAGTTTAGTCCAGTATGAGATGATCAGTTTCGTTCGCCGAATGTTAAGACGTTTGTCGCGCTGGTTACTGCGTAATCACATGGGGAAAAAGTCTGTTGAAGAACTGGTGTCTTTGTATAAGGCTGATGTCACTCAGGTAACAGAGAATCTGAATGATGTATTGATTGGCAGAGAAATCAGTGATCATGATGCAATTGCGATCCGCTGGATTGATCAGGGAATTGATGAAGAGACTGCAAGATATGTTTCCCGTTTGTCCAGCCTGAACTCTGCGCTGGACATCAGTTCTGTTGCCCGGGAGAAAGGCATTACTGTTCTTCAGGCGGCAAAACTTTATTTTCATCTGGGGGTTCGTCTGTCGCTGCACTGGTTCCTTGAACAGATCAATCACCAGGCTGTGGAAAATAACTGGCAGGCACTGGCGAAAGCTGCTTATCGTGAGGATTTAGACTGGCAGCAAAGGCAACTGACTTCTCAGGTGCTGAGTTGTCAGTGTATGAATGATGCCTTTGATGAGTTAAAGCGTCTTGATGACTGGATTGAAGCCAATGAACAGGCGTTGCATCGCTGGGAGAATATTTTAAATGAATTTAAAGTGGGTTCTGCCCATGAATTTGCAAAATTCTCAGTTGCTTTGAGAGAATTAGCCCTATTAAATTTGAATTGTTCGTCAAATGAGTAA
- the pepN gene encoding aminopeptidase N produces the protein MASELQAKYRKDYQSPSHTITDIDLTFYLHEERTRVIAVSQVRQLENTNQLVLDGENLELVSLHINDQSWTDYKVTDTGLELSSLPEEKFELRIETVINPSTNTALEGLYISGQAYCTQCEAEGFRRITYYQDRPDVLARYTTTIVVADREKYPYLLSNGNKIDEGETEDGASWVRWQDPHPKPAYLFALVAGDFDLLQEQYKTKSGRQVTLEVFVDKGNRERATHAMLSLINAMQWDEERFGLEYDLDIYMVVAVDFFNMGAMENKGLNIFNSKYVLANDQTATDNDYLNIESIIGHEYFHNWTGNRVTCRDWFQLSLKEGLTVFRDQEFSSDLGSRSVNRIQSVRLIRGPQFAEDASPMSHPIRPDKVIEMNNFYTLTVYEKGSEVIRMIHTLLGEDNFQKGMKLYFERHDGTAATCEDFVSAMEDASGIDLQQFRLWYSQSGTPELTVSGEYSEAEKRFSLHVRQHTAPTTDQEEKQAQHIPLKTELYDSAGQIIKLQCNGKNLSDILNVTESEQTFVFENVYEKPVPSLLGEFSAPVKLSYDYSDEELMFLMVHAKNDFARWDAGQMLLGKYIRQNVESVQNNQDITISEGVVAAFRGVLLDQVAEPAFIAEMLSLPNFNEVSGWFDEVDVDSITTVLKAMKVELSQALKQDFSTVYHQLEQSDYSIEHEAIGQRALRNTCLSYLAYTEEGNELVQDQYQKALSMTDVIAAMTAANQAGLSCRETLMQDYSNQWKHDGLVMDKWFNLQGQNPAEDVLSVIYDSMEHEAFTMKNPNRIRSLIGSFLNFNPKRFHDKSGSGYQFAGKILQQLNTTNPQVASRMVDPLLKFKRYDKDRQALMKQELETLLNMDNLAKDLYEKVAKALDI, from the coding sequence ATGGCATCTGAGCTTCAAGCTAAGTATCGTAAAGATTATCAATCGCCTTCTCATACCATCACCGATATTGATTTGACCTTTTACCTTCATGAAGAAAGGACCCGGGTGATTGCGGTATCTCAGGTTCGTCAGTTAGAAAATACCAATCAATTAGTTTTAGACGGAGAAAACCTGGAGCTGGTTAGCTTACATATTAATGATCAGTCATGGACAGACTATAAAGTGACTGATACAGGGTTGGAACTTTCTTCTCTACCGGAAGAAAAATTTGAGCTCCGGATAGAAACAGTCATCAACCCATCAACCAATACGGCACTAGAAGGTTTGTATATTTCCGGTCAGGCTTATTGTACTCAATGTGAAGCAGAAGGTTTCCGCCGGATTACCTATTATCAGGACCGGCCCGATGTCCTTGCACGCTATACAACCACAATTGTTGTTGCGGATCGGGAAAAATATCCTTATCTGTTGAGTAACGGGAATAAAATCGACGAAGGTGAAACTGAAGATGGTGCATCATGGGTTCGCTGGCAAGATCCGCATCCGAAACCAGCTTACTTGTTTGCTCTTGTTGCCGGTGATTTTGATTTATTGCAGGAACAATACAAGACGAAGTCAGGCCGGCAGGTGACTTTGGAAGTTTTTGTCGATAAAGGAAACCGGGAAAGAGCAACCCATGCAATGCTGTCGTTAATCAATGCGATGCAATGGGATGAAGAACGTTTTGGACTTGAGTATGACCTTGATATTTACATGGTCGTCGCTGTTGATTTCTTCAACATGGGTGCAATGGAAAACAAAGGGTTGAATATTTTCAATTCGAAGTACGTTCTGGCGAATGATCAGACCGCGACCGATAATGATTATCTGAACATTGAGTCTATTATCGGCCATGAATATTTTCATAACTGGACCGGTAACCGGGTCACTTGTCGTGACTGGTTCCAGCTTAGCCTGAAAGAAGGCCTGACTGTATTCCGTGACCAGGAATTTTCATCGGATTTAGGCTCTCGTTCTGTCAATCGTATTCAAAGTGTCCGGTTGATTCGTGGTCCTCAGTTTGCAGAAGATGCCTCCCCGATGTCACATCCGATTCGTCCGGATAAAGTGATTGAAATGAATAACTTCTATACATTGACCGTCTATGAGAAAGGAAGTGAAGTCATTCGGATGATTCATACTTTACTGGGTGAAGATAATTTCCAGAAAGGGATGAAATTGTACTTTGAACGTCATGACGGAACAGCTGCAACCTGTGAAGATTTTGTGTCTGCGATGGAAGATGCTTCCGGTATTGATTTACAACAATTCCGATTATGGTACAGCCAGTCCGGAACGCCGGAGTTGACTGTTTCCGGCGAATATTCAGAGGCAGAAAAGCGTTTTTCTCTGCATGTCAGGCAGCATACTGCGCCGACAACTGATCAGGAAGAAAAGCAGGCCCAGCATATTCCGCTTAAAACCGAGCTTTATGATTCAGCAGGGCAGATTATTAAGTTACAATGTAACGGTAAAAATCTTTCTGATATTCTTAATGTGACTGAGTCAGAACAAACGTTTGTATTTGAAAATGTTTATGAAAAACCTGTTCCGTCATTACTCGGTGAATTCTCAGCACCGGTCAAACTCTCTTACGATTATAGTGATGAAGAGTTAATGTTCTTAATGGTTCATGCTAAAAATGATTTTGCCCGTTGGGATGCAGGTCAGATGTTATTGGGCAAATATATTCGCCAGAATGTAGAAAGCGTTCAAAACAATCAGGACATCACCATTTCAGAGGGTGTGGTTGCTGCATTCAGGGGAGTCTTGCTGGATCAGGTGGCTGAACCGGCGTTTATTGCAGAAATGCTTTCATTACCTAATTTCAATGAAGTTTCCGGCTGGTTTGATGAAGTGGATGTCGACAGCATCACGACAGTACTCAAAGCTATGAAAGTTGAGCTGTCACAAGCATTAAAACAGGATTTTTCAACTGTGTATCATCAGCTTGAGCAATCAGATTATTCTATTGAGCATGAAGCAATCGGGCAACGAGCCCTCAGAAATACGTGTCTTTCTTATCTGGCGTATACGGAAGAAGGCAATGAGCTGGTACAAGATCAGTATCAAAAAGCGCTGAGTATGACAGATGTCATTGCTGCTATGACTGCAGCCAATCAGGCTGGATTGAGTTGCCGCGAAACACTGATGCAAGACTACAGTAATCAGTGGAAACATGATGGATTAGTGATGGACAAATGGTTCAATCTTCAGGGACAAAATCCTGCAGAAGATGTATTGTCCGTCATCTATGATTCGATGGAACATGAAGCGTTTACCATGAAGAATCCAAATCGGATCAGAAGCTTGATTGGTTCATTTTTGAATTTCAATCCAAAAAGATTCCATGATAAGTCAGGTTCCGGATATCAGTTTGCCGGGAAAATTTTACAGCAGCTGAATACGACTAATCCTCAGGTTGCATCCCGTATGGTTGATCCTTTACTGAAGTTCAAGCGCTATGATAAAGACAGACAGGCTTTGATGAAACAGGAATTGGAAACGCTTTTAAATATGGATAACCTTGCGAAAGATCTATATGAAAAAGTCGCCAAAGCTTTAGACATCTAA
- a CDS encoding DUF2835 domain-containing protein gives MKYYYFSLNISYHDYLSYYSGQASSILVITDHGLKLQLPAVHFRPFLTQLGLKGRYRLTTDEHHKFIRLEFLR, from the coding sequence ATGAAGTATTACTATTTTTCTCTGAATATCTCTTATCATGATTACCTTTCATATTATTCGGGTCAGGCAAGTTCCATTTTGGTCATTACAGATCATGGTCTGAAACTACAGTTGCCCGCCGTTCATTTCAGACCATTTCTGACTCAGCTGGGTTTAAAGGGACGCTATCGTTTAACTACAGATGAGCATCATAAATTTATTCGTCTGGAGTTTCTCAGATAG
- a CDS encoding cell division protein ZapC, translating into MLKPSDKWNWYYCDEEGHLMLDLGEDILFRTLLPRKVLVTCAFTPSQFTVEDAADYQHFLESMAGLDYSGPRQVELVLNCVASKRFHKPVQPKSWFFEPRSTDYTPQEGEIVQLTNQFNRGRFIVLEVGESASLCLSAELEAFILSPGKELVFGQAIKVMHDRMECVNSDSQKIALVG; encoded by the coding sequence ATGCTTAAACCAAGTGATAAGTGGAACTGGTACTACTGTGATGAAGAGGGACATCTGATGCTCGATTTGGGCGAAGATATCCTCTTCAGAACGCTGCTGCCGCGAAAAGTCCTTGTTACCTGTGCTTTTACTCCTTCGCAGTTTACCGTTGAAGATGCAGCTGACTATCAACACTTTCTCGAAAGCATGGCCGGGCTGGATTATTCCGGACCCAGACAGGTTGAGCTGGTCTTGAATTGTGTTGCTTCAAAGCGGTTTCATAAACCAGTTCAGCCTAAAAGCTGGTTTTTTGAGCCCCGCTCAACGGATTACACGCCTCAGGAAGGGGAAATTGTCCAGTTGACGAATCAGTTCAACAGAGGGCGGTTTATCGTTCTGGAGGTTGGAGAAAGCGCCAGCTTATGTTTAAGCGCTGAACTTGAGGCATTTATTCTTTCTCCGGGTAAAGAACTCGTATTCGGGCAGGCGATAAAAGTCATGCATGACCGGATGGAGTGTGTGAATTCAGATTCACAAAAGATAGCCCTTGTGGGTTAG